In a genomic window of Aeromonas veronii:
- a CDS encoding LysR substrate-binding domain-containing protein, with protein MKLTLQQLKVFASIARYGNLGLAANELCLSKGAVSQSLQELERQLSTPLFDRIHPRLQLNNEGRLLQPAAEELLTRMQDIENLFSPDAEPSGQLRLGASQTIGNYLLPTLLASSKQELGIPPKVTINNTHLLCHALANFELDMALIEGENHHPDLLAEPWLQDEMLVVAPPGHPLASQKDLSLSRLGGETWVLREAQSGSREQFIQQIQPELPRWQPGLELNTLEAVMLAVEKGLGISFISRLAVSDRLKDGRLVALPLSRRFPRQLSLIWHKQKYHSASLRHFIRFCRAQVNNAAVSHAE; from the coding sequence TGCAGCAGCTGAAAGTATTCGCCAGCATTGCCCGCTACGGCAACCTTGGCCTTGCCGCCAACGAGCTCTGCCTGAGCAAGGGGGCCGTTTCCCAGTCGCTGCAGGAGCTGGAGCGCCAACTCTCCACCCCGCTATTTGACCGCATTCACCCCAGATTGCAGCTCAACAACGAAGGGCGCCTGCTGCAACCGGCCGCCGAAGAGCTGCTGACCCGGATGCAGGATATCGAGAACCTGTTCAGCCCAGATGCCGAACCGAGCGGCCAGCTGCGCCTTGGTGCCAGCCAGACCATTGGCAACTACCTGCTCCCCACCCTGCTTGCCAGCAGCAAACAGGAGCTGGGGATCCCCCCCAAGGTGACCATCAACAACACTCACCTGCTCTGCCATGCGCTGGCCAACTTTGAGCTGGATATGGCGCTGATCGAAGGGGAGAACCACCACCCCGACCTGCTCGCCGAACCCTGGCTGCAGGACGAGATGCTGGTGGTAGCCCCACCCGGTCACCCGCTTGCCAGCCAGAAGGATCTCTCCCTCTCTCGACTGGGGGGCGAGACCTGGGTATTGCGTGAAGCGCAATCGGGCAGCCGCGAGCAGTTTATCCAGCAGATCCAGCCCGAGCTGCCACGCTGGCAACCTGGGCTTGAACTCAACACCCTGGAGGCGGTGATGCTGGCGGTGGAGAAAGGGTTAGGGATCTCCTTTATCTCCCGGCTGGCGGTCTCCGATCGGCTCAAGGATGGCCGACTGGTCGCCCTTCCCCTCTCCCGCCGGTTCCCGCGCCAGCTCTCCCTTATCTGGCACAAGCAGAAGTACCACTCAGCTTCCCTGCGCCACTTTATCCGCTTCTGCCGGGCGCAGGTGAACAATGCCGCGGTGAGCCACGCGGAGTAA
- the nfo gene encoding deoxyribonuclease IV, giving the protein MKYIGAHVSAAGGVENTIARAQAIGANAFALFTKNQRQWQAAPLSDATIRAFKSACDKAGFLPEQILPHDSYLINLGHPDPDGLAKSRDAFLDEMKRCEQLGLCYLNFHPGSHLKQIPEAASLKLVSESINWALERSEGVTAVIENTAGQGTNLGWSFEQLATIIEGVEDKSRVGICFDTCHAFAAGYDLRTAESCTTVFAEFDRTVGFHYLKGMHINGAKCTFGSRVDRHHSLREGNLGEAVFHHIMNDDRFDRIPLILETIDESIWGEEISWLRSLAK; this is encoded by the coding sequence ATGAAATATATCGGAGCCCACGTCAGTGCGGCCGGCGGGGTGGAGAATACCATCGCCCGCGCTCAGGCCATCGGGGCCAACGCGTTTGCCCTCTTTACCAAGAATCAGCGTCAGTGGCAGGCGGCCCCCTTGTCGGATGCCACCATCCGCGCCTTCAAGTCGGCTTGTGACAAGGCTGGTTTTCTGCCGGAGCAGATCCTGCCCCACGACAGCTATCTCATCAATCTGGGCCACCCCGATCCCGATGGTTTGGCCAAATCCCGCGATGCGTTTCTTGACGAGATGAAGCGCTGCGAGCAGTTGGGGCTCTGTTATCTGAACTTTCATCCCGGCAGCCATCTCAAGCAAATTCCCGAAGCGGCCAGCCTCAAGCTGGTGAGCGAGTCCATCAACTGGGCGCTGGAGCGCAGTGAAGGGGTGACGGCGGTGATCGAGAATACCGCCGGACAGGGGACCAACCTAGGTTGGTCGTTCGAGCAGCTCGCCACCATCATCGAGGGAGTGGAGGACAAGAGCCGGGTCGGTATCTGCTTCGATACCTGCCACGCCTTTGCCGCGGGTTACGATCTGCGCACCGCCGAGAGCTGCACCACTGTCTTTGCCGAGTTCGACCGCACCGTGGGTTTTCACTATCTCAAGGGGATGCATATCAATGGCGCCAAGTGCACCTTCGGCAGCCGGGTCGATCGCCACCACAGCCTGCGGGAAGGGAATCTGGGGGAGGCGGTATTCCACCACATCATGAACGATGATCGTTTCGATCGTATTCCGCTGATCCTCGAGACCATAGACGAGTCCATCTGGGGCGAGGAGATCAGCTGGTTGCGCAGTCTGGCGAAGTAA